A part of Macrobrachium nipponense isolate FS-2020 chromosome 26, ASM1510439v2, whole genome shotgun sequence genomic DNA contains:
- the LOC135200262 gene encoding uncharacterized protein LOC135200262 — translation MKSLRFMSLALALLMTTAKTSNIPDPNGLYTKVFSMTYNMGTWSELNTYTPDLSTKGMDNDIESVHQTGMWIYYENQDYNTVFQGKIYYVHGIEYSMDFPTQYRNMASSARFAGHRDVLNADAWNIYEGQYFAGRELFGTNDEASLGELDLQASSIVVTGTSAWTVYTGQSFTGQGVCVYPDTVHDHGPSGEQLDVGIFGVVTALGLPEDSIRSIRKGCWSSKVATPSDLSYQHKDSNGGWGYVEF, via the exons ATGAAGTCCCTCCGATTTATGTCCCTGGCGCTAGCTCTTCTAATGACCACAGCCAAAA CTTCGAATATCCCGGACCCCAATGGGCTTTACACGAAGGTGTTCAGCATGACCTACAACATGGGGACTTGGAGTGAACTCAACACTTACACCCCTGACTTGTCGACCAAAGGAATGGACAACGACATTGAAAGTGTCCATCAAACTGGCAT GTGGATTTATTACGAAAATCAAGATTACAACACGGTATTCCAAGGAAAGATTTATTATGTGCACGGTATAGAATATTCAATGGACTTTCCCACTCAGTACAGAAATATG GCCTCTTCAGCCCGCTTCGCCGGCCACAGGGACGTCCTGAACGCCGACGCCTGGAACATCTACGAAGGGCAGTACTTTGCCGGTAGGGAGCTTTTCGGTACTAACGACGAGGCCAGCCTGGGAGAGCTTGACCTTCAAGCTTCCTCGATTGTGGTCACTGGTACAAGCGCTTGGACTGTGTACAC AGGCCAATCCTTCACGGGCCAGGGGGTCTGCGTTTATCCTGACACAGTTCACGACCATGGGCCTTCGGGAGAGCAACTTGATGTCGGTATTTTTGGAGTC GTAACTGCTCTTGGACTACCTGAAGACAGCATCCGCTCCATACGAAAGGGTTGCTGGTCAAGCAAGGTTGCTACTCCTTCAGACCTCAGCTACCAACACAAAGACTCTAATGGTGGTTGGGGATACGTTGAATTCTAA